The Anaerolineales bacterium region AACGAACGAGATGTTTCGGAACGGTTCATTTTGTGATGCTCTCTTACGCAATACGCAGTACGAAGTATTGCGTATTGCGTATTAACGCCTGCTCTCTGTAATTCTGCCTTCGCGTATCGCCAGCCGCTCCATGTAAGCGAGCAGGAACTTGGCGCCGACGAGGAAGACCACACACAAAACGATCAATACAGCGATCTCGACGGACACATCCAAGAATCCCAGCGACGCGCCCGAAGGGAAGATCAACTGCCGCATCGCGTCAAGTCCCAGCGTCAGCGGAATGAAGGATGCCGCCGCGGCGATGTAAAAATTGAACGATTTGATCGGGAAGTAAAACCCCGAAGCGAGATAGATCGGCTCTTGCGCGAGATTCGAGATGTGCCACGCCTCGCGGCTGAGGAGCAAAAACAACGACGCGCTCATCATGCCCATGCCGTAGAGCGCGGTCATTGCCAAGAGGAAGACCGCGAACAACTGCGAGAAACTTGTCACTGTGAATTGCACGTTGAAAAGAAACGTGCCCAACACGACGATCGCCGCCGCGCGCAGCGCGGTCGCGACCATGCCGCCCAACGCCATGCCGAGCAAAACCGCCATCAACGAATTGGGCGCCATGATGTACAGCGCGAGATTGCCTTGTTCTTTTTCCCAATACAGTTGCGAAGACATGCTCCATAACACGTTCATCCAGAACGCGGTCATCGCGCCGCCGATCACTACGAAGCCCACATATTCCTCGGGCGCGCCGATGGCGCGGTAAACAAACACATACGCGGAGACTGCCAGCATCGGCATGAACACTTCGAAAAAGATCCACGATTTCTCGCGCTGTTGACCGATGATACGCGGATAAGAACGCGCGATGATCGTTTTGATGAACAACTTCCACCCCGTCGCTTTTTCGGTGGCGGAATAGACCAACGCTTCGTTCGCTTTCATTCTTCGCCTCCTTGCTCCATATCTTCCATGCGCGCGCCGACCAAATCCATGAACACATCTTCGAGCGTCGGCTCACGTTTCGTCAGACGCATCACCTTGATATTTTTTTGCGTCAACACATTGATGACGTTCGCCAGCGCGGACTCTTCGGCGAGGATTAACTCCAACTTCGAGCCGCCCTCGATTTGACGCGACGCGGCTTTCCGCACTTCGGGCTGTTCCTCCAGCGTCGACGGACTCCACCCGTTCAGCGGACTCGTCTCCACCTCGAAGATCGCGTCGCGTTGCAGTTTGTGTTTCAAATTGGCGGGCGTGTCGCAAGCCAGCACTTGTCCCTTGTTGATGATCGCTACGCGGTCGCACAACTCCTCCGCTTCGACCATGTAATGCGTGGTGAGTAAAAGTGTACGCGACTTGTTTGCGTCCAACCAGCCACGGATTAACTTCCGCACGTCGCGTGACGCGCCGACGTCGAGTCCCAGGGTTGGCTCATCGAGGAACAACACTTCGGGGTCGGTGAGGAAGCCGCGCACGATGTTCATCTTCTGTCGCAAGCCCGTCGAAAGGTCGGACGATTTGGTGTGGATGCGGTCTTCAAGCCCGACCATCTTTAGCAATTCTTTGATTCGCTCATTCGCGACTTTCGAGTTCATGCCGTAGAACTGCGAGAACATCCACAGGTTTTCGCGCACGGTCAGCAGACCATAGCCTGAAGACTCGCCTCCCGAAACCATGTTGATGCGTGGGCGGACGAGATGGGGCGACTGGCTCACGTCGTGTGCCGCAACGCGCGCCCAGCCCGAAGTCGGGGCGAGAAGCGTGGTGAGAATCTTGATGAGAGTGGTCTTGCCCGCGCCGTTCGGCCCGAGGAGGCCGAATAGTTCGCCGCGTCCGACAGTCAAATTCACGCCTTCGAGCGCGACCAATTCCTTGCGGATCGCGCGCTCCTTTTTGTTGCCGCGTATCTTGTAGACGCGACCTAAATCTTGTGTCTCAATCGCGTAATTCGACATTCTGCTCCTCTATTCAATTCTTGTCTGGCTGGAAAATTTGTTCTATTATATCGCGATTTCGAGGTTTCCCGTAGGGGCACAGCGGACGATTCTATTGTCAGTTTAGGATGTCGATCCGCTGTGCCCCTACAAAAAGGTTGTCGGACAATCGTAGGGTAATCGTAGGTTTCGCGTCAAGCACGATTGAGTCGGCTATGATAAATTTGACCCCGTAAGGTGATTTCTCTTCTCCTCCTTTCGTAGGGAACCGCGGTCGGCGTCCGCGGTTCTCGCACTTTAAAGGGCAGTATAATACCCTGCACCTTACTTTGAGAGGTTATCATGAGCGTTCAAATCACCATCATCGGTCTGGGTCAGGTGGGAAGTTCGATCGGGCTGGCGCTAGCCGGACAGAAAGACGTCAAACGAGTCGGACACGACAAGGACTATGATATCGCGCGTCAAGCCCAAAAACTGGGCGCGGTAGACGAGGTCAGGATCAACCTGCCCTCATCCGTAAGCGACGCGCAGGTCATCATCCTCAGCCTGCCGCTGAGCGAAATTCACGACACGATCGGATATATCGCTCAGGATGTCCGCGAGGGGACGGTGATCCTCGATACGGCTCCCGCCAAAGGGAAAGTTGCCGCGTGGATAGGCGAATTGATCCAGCCGGGACGGTACTACGTGGGGCTTGCGCCTGCCGCGGGCGCGGAGTATTTGCACGGCATCGAACTTGGCGTCAACTCCGCGCGCGCCGATCTCTTCAAAAACGGACTCTTCCTCGTCAACGCGCCGCAGGGAACGCCCAGCGGCGCGCTCGAACTCGCCAACAATCTCGTCAGTCGGCTCGGCGCGAACGTGATGTTCACCGACGATGTCGAAGCCGACGGTTTGCTTGCCTCCACCCATCTGCTGCCGCAACTTGCCGGAGCGGCGTTGGTGGATGCCACCGTGAACCAGCCCGGCTGGAGGGAAGCGCGCCGGCTCGCCGCCCGCCCATACGCGGCGGTCACTGCGGCGATGACCTATCACGATGAACCGAAATCACTGGGAGACGCGGCGCTGGCGAATGGCGCGAACGCCGTCCGCGTGCTGGATGAGTACATCGCCTCCCTGAAAGACCTGCGCGAACGGATCGCGGGGTCTGACAGCGCCGGCGTGACTGAATTTCTTGAAGATGCCGCAAAAGCCCGCGACCGCTGGTTGAACGAGCGCTTCAGAGCAGATTGGCAAGCCGCAGAGCAACCTGCGCAAAGTTCCGAAACGCTTGGCGACCGGTTGAGCCGCTTCTTCACGGGAAATCTATTCAGCCGCGACAACAAGAAAAAGTGACCGCGTGTTACTGCTACATCGTGCAATGCTCCGACGGGACGTATTACACCGGCTGGACGCTTGACCCTCACAAGCGAATCGAAATCCACAACAAGGGACGCGGCGCGAAATATACGCGGACGCGCCTGCCGGTGAAATTGGTGTATGTGGAGGAACAGCCCGACCGCGCTTCTGCCATGAAAAGGGAACGCGCCATTAAGAAGATGACGCGTGAGGAAAAACAGAAATTGATTTCGTAGGGGCAGGTCTGAAACCTGCCCCTACATTGTTATTCCGTAAACAACGGTAAATGGCCCAGTGAAATGATGTTCATCCATTCGGAACGGTCGCCTTCGGTGAAGATCGCCGCCTCCGCCGCGACCGTTGAACCGGCTTTGTCGAGGATCATGTGGATTCCCTGCAAAGTAGAGCCGGTGCTGATCACATCGTCCACGATCACGGTTTTCTTTCCCTTCACCAGTTCGCGGTCTTTTTCATCGAGGATCAACGTCTGCGGTTGACCGGTGGTGATGGACAGCGTCTCCGCTTTGAGCGCGTCGCCCATGTAGAGTTTGTAGGATTTGCGCAGGACTACATAGGGCTTTTTAGTCTCGACCGATAGGGCGTACGCCAGCGGAATGGACTTCGCCTCCGCCGTGACCAGCGCGTCGTATTCCACGTCCTTCAATTTCTGAGCCAGTTCTTTGGCGCACGCCTGCACCAACTCCGTATCTCCCAAAATATTCAGGATGGCGATCTTCAAGCCCGGCTTGATCTCGAACAGAGGTAGTTCGCGTTTCAATCCCGCAATTTCCACGGAGTGAGTTTCGTGTTTGGACATGATTCGATTCTCCTCAACCAAAATCATTCGATAGTTTATCACGATTCATTTTATAATGCCCATCGTCAGAACAATCTCCACCTCTATTCTCCATTCTCCATTCTCCATCCCCCCATGCTCCCCGACCTGCAACTCAACGATCACCTCCGCCTGCGAAAGCAACATCCCTGCGGCTCCTACGAATGGATCGTGACGCGTCTCGGCGCGGACATTGGGCTGGAATGCACCGGTTGCGGCCGCCGCGTCATGCTCACGCGGCGCGAACTGGCAAAGCGACTCAAAACCAACCTCACTCACCATGAAGAAAAACAAAACGAAAAATCCTCGTAAGCCTCACGTTGTTTTCTACTTCTCCGATACCGGCGGCGGACATCGCTCCGCGGCGGAAGCCATCATCGAAGCGATTCAGCTCGAATACAAAAACAAAGTCACGACTGAAATGGTGGACTTCTTCAAAGATTATGCCCCGATCCCCTTCAACGAGATCGGCAAAATGTATCCCTACATGGTCAAAGCGCCGCGCTTGTGGCGCGCGGGTTTTTACGCTACCGATGGACGCGCCCGCGCCCGCATGATCACCACCACTACCTGGCCCCTTGCGCGACGCGGAGCAAAAGCGTTGGTTCGCAGTCACCCCGCCGACCTGATCGTCACCGTCCACCCGTTTGCCAATACCTTCGTCCTGCGCGCCCTCGGCAAAGATCGTCCGCCCTTCATCAACGTGGTCACCGACCTGGTCACCACGCACGCGCTCTGGTACGATAAACGCGCCGACCTGATCCTCGTGCCTACGCAACAAGCGCGCGATAACGCGCTCCGCTTCAATATGCCGCCGGATAAAGTCCGCGTGGTAGGTCTGCCCGTCGCGGATAAATATTGCAAACCGCCCGGCAGAAAAAGCGCCTTGCGAAAAAAACTCGGCTGGGTACTGGATAAACCCATCGTCTTACTTGTCGGCGGCGGCGAGGGGATGGGACCGCTGGCAAAGACCGCGCGTGCGATAGACGCTTCCGGTCTGGACGTGGGGCTGGTCGTCGTGTGCGGGCGGAATCAACGCCTGAAAGCGACTCTCGAAGCGGAGACCTGGGAGAACCCGGTCTACATCTATGGCTTCACCCACGATATGCCCGACTTCATGCGGGCATCTGATTTCATCGTCACCAAAGCCGGTCCTGGCACGATCGCCGAGGCGCTCAACGCGGAACTGCCGGTCATTTTGTATTCCAAACTGCCGGGGCAGGAGGATGGAAATGTCACTTTCGTGGAAGAAGAAGGCGCGGGCGTGTGGGCGCCCACGCCGGGACAGGTCGTCCGCGCGCTGACGCGTTGGATCATGCGCCCAGCCGAACGTCAACAAGTGATCGAAAATTGCCGCCGCGCCGGCAAACCCGAAGCCGCGCGCATCATCGCTCGGATCATTGGGAAGAATCTGAGGTTAACTTCCACCAGGGAGAAAGAACTCAAACGGCCGAAAAAGCCCTAACTGGGCGAGCGCATGTACACGGTCCGGGTTGGAAACGGGATTTCAATCCCTTTTTGTTCGAGCGCCGATTTCATGCGTTTGAGCGCGTCGTCCTTCGCGATCAACGGGCTGGTCTTCGAGGTGTCAATCCAAAAGTAGGCGTTCAACTTCAAAGCCGAATCATCGAAAGTGGAAAATCCGACGACCGGCTCCGGGTCGTTCACCATCCCCGGAACCATTTGGATGGCTTCCAGCGCCGCCTGCCGCGCGATCTCCGGATCGGCTTGATACGATATCCTCACCGGTATTTCGACGCGCCGCCGGTCTGCACGCGTGTAGTTGACGATGGGGTTGGCAAGCAAATCCGCGTTGGGCAGGGTCACGATCCGCCCATCGAACGTTTTCATTTCTGTGGTGCGAAGGTGAATACCCAACACCGTTCCGTCGAAATCTTTTACGCCGATGGCTTCGCCGACCTGAAACGGTTGTTGCAGTAACAGAATGATGCCCGCCGCAAAATTTTTCATCACATCTTGCAGCGCAAACCCGACGGTGAAACCCACAAGTCCAAGACCTGCTAGAAAGGCGGTCACATCGAAGAAGCGCTGGAGCGCGGCGATCGCGCCGAAGACGATGAAGGTCCAGCGCGTGAATTGAGTCAGCAGATGCGTAACGCCTTCGGGCGCTTTGCGCGCGGCGAGGACGCGCCAAATGATATTGCCGAGCAGTCTGCCCACATAAACGCTGATAAGGAAGATCAGCAGGGCGGCGATCAGGTTTGGAATATTGCTGACAACATTCTTCATAAATGTTTCAAGATAATTTTCCATGGTTCTTCTCCTCTGGTATTTCGAATATCTTAACCCATAGCCAGCGGAGAGTCCAACGTGGAGCGGAGTTCGCCTGCCTGATATAATCTTTCCGATGCGCATGTTAAACGTTCCAGCCGTGAAAGTCGTCAGTCACGACCCCGAGCAGACGCGCCAACTCGGCGCGCAGTTAGGCGGAGCGTTGCAAACCGGCGACATACTTTGCTTGCAGGGCGATCTCGGCGCGGGCAAAACGACTCTCGTGCAAGGTATCGCGCAGGGATGGGGTTCGCTCGATTCGGTTTCCAGCCCGACGTTCATTTTGGTCAACGCGTATCGCCGCGCGGATGGAATGCAAATTTTCCACATGGACGCCTACCGCCTCGACTCCGCGAGTGAGGCTGAGGAGCTCGACCTCGACTCGATGCTCGCTGAGGGCGCGCTGATCGTCGAGTGGCCCGAACGGATGCCGGGACTCATCCCTGCCGAGAATTTGTGGCTGACGATTGAACATACGGGCGAAACGGAACGCGAAATGAAATTCACCGCGAGCGGCAAACGCTACGAAGAATTGCTGGGCTTGATTCGCGAGGGCGCGTGATGTTGCTGGCAGTGGACACCTCCAACGAGTGGATGGGGCTGGCGGTTTACGACGGTTCGCGCGTCGTCGGTGAGCGCGCGTGGAGGAGCAGTCAGCATCACACGGTAGAACTTGCTCCCGCCGTTCAAGACTTATTGACGCGTTGCAACTTGACCGCGAAAGATTTGACCGCCCTCGGCGTCGCCATCGGACCCGGTTCGTTCACTAGTTTGCGGGTTGGGTTGGCGTTCGTCAAAGGGCTGGCGGTCGCGCGGAAGATTCCCATCGTTGGGATTCCCACGCTCGATATCCTCGCTCACGCGCAACCTGAGTCGAATCTTCCGCTGGCAGTGGCGATCCAGGCGGGGCGCGGGCGGTACGCGTGGGGGTGGTATAAAAATTCCCTAGGGCGTTGGCAGGCTGAAGGTCCGGCAAGAGTCGTGTCGGTCGAAGCGATAAACGATGAAGTGGCGAGTCCGTCGCTAGTGTGCGGAGAGTTCACGGGCGAAGTTCGTCAAAAAATTGAATTAAATAAAAACGCGCAATTGGTCTCAGCAGAGGATTCGACGCGCAAGCCCGCCGTGTTGGCGCAGTTGGCGTGGGCGCGTTTTCAAAACGGCGACGTGGACGAGACCGCTTCGCTCGCGCCGATCTATTTGCACACCGCCGCGCCGATCGAGACATGAACATCCGCCGCATGACCGTTGACGATATTCCGCAGGTGATCGCGATTGATAAAGTTTCGTTTAGCCTGCCATGGCCCGAACGTTCGTTTCGATTTGAAGTGACGGATAACGAGGCGTCGCGCGCGTGGGTGGCGGAAGTTGATGGCGCGATCGTCGGCATGATCGTGGCGTGGCTGTTGGTGGATGAGGCGCACATCGCGACCATCGCGACGCATCCCGATTTTCGGCGGCAGGGAATTGCGAGTAAGTTGTTGCTGTACGCGTTGCAAATGATGCAGGGCGAGGGCGCGATCACTTCGGTGTTGGAAGTGCGCGAGAGCAATCTTGCCGCGCAAGCGATGTATCGCAAGTTCGGTTTTGAGGAATCGGGACGCAGACCGCGTTATTACAAAGATAACAGCGAGGATGCGATTTTGATGACGTTGGATAAGTTGGAAGGTTTGAAAGTTGAAGGTTAAAGGTTGAAAGTTGAAGGCTTGTCCTGAGTTTATCGAAGGGTTGAAAGTGGAAAGTAGAAAGTGGAAAGAGGAAAGAAGAAAGAGGAATGACAAAGATTGAATGTTGGATGTTGATCTTAAGATCGGAGTGAACATGACCGCCGAAGAGACGCTTGTCCAAATTGCCAAAGAAGTATCCGTCTGTACGAAATGCGCGTTGCATCATTCGCGCAAGAAGTCGGTGCCTGGCGAAGGTCCTGCCACTGCCGAGATCATGTTCATCGGCGAGGGACCGGGCTTTCACGAAAACGAACAGGGCCGCCCGTTCGTGGGGCAGGCGGGAAAATTTCTCGATCAATTGCTGGCGCAGGCGGGCGTGACGCGCGCGGATGTGTGGATCGGCAACGTGGTAAAATGCCGCCCGCCCGGAAACCGCGACCCTCAGCCTGAAGAACTCGCCGCATGCAACGAATATCTCGAACGGCAGATCGCGGCGATCAACCCGAGCATCATCGTCACGTTGGGCAGGTTTTCGATGAACAAGTTTTTTCCCAACGCGAAGATCAGCGCGGTGCATGGGCAGATGCGCAAGGTCGGCGAGCGTTACGTGATCGCGATGTATCATCCCGCCGCGGCGCTGCATCAAGCGGCGCTCAAGCCTGCC contains the following coding sequences:
- a CDS encoding ABC transporter permease → MKANEALVYSATEKATGWKLFIKTIIARSYPRIIGQQREKSWIFFEVFMPMLAVSAYVFVYRAIGAPEEYVGFVVIGGAMTAFWMNVLWSMSSQLYWEKEQGNLALYIMAPNSLMAVLLGMALGGMVATALRAAAIVVLGTFLFNVQFTVTSFSQLFAVFLLAMTALYGMGMMSASLFLLLSREAWHISNLAQEPIYLASGFYFPIKSFNFYIAAAASFIPLTLGLDAMRQLIFPSGASLGFLDVSVEIAVLIVLCVVFLVGAKFLLAYMERLAIREGRITESRR
- a CDS encoding ABC transporter ATP-binding protein, translating into MSNYAIETQDLGRVYKIRGNKKERAIRKELVALEGVNLTVGRGELFGLLGPNGAGKTTLIKILTTLLAPTSGWARVAAHDVSQSPHLVRPRINMVSGGESSGYGLLTVRENLWMFSQFYGMNSKVANERIKELLKMVGLEDRIHTKSSDLSTGLRQKMNIVRGFLTDPEVLFLDEPTLGLDVGASRDVRKLIRGWLDANKSRTLLLTTHYMVEAEELCDRVAIINKGQVLACDTPANLKHKLQRDAIFEVETSPLNGWSPSTLEEQPEVRKAASRQIEGGSKLELILAEESALANVINVLTQKNIKVMRLTKREPTLEDVFMDLVGARMEDMEQGGEE
- a CDS encoding prephenate dehydrogenase; translation: MSVQITIIGLGQVGSSIGLALAGQKDVKRVGHDKDYDIARQAQKLGAVDEVRINLPSSVSDAQVIILSLPLSEIHDTIGYIAQDVREGTVILDTAPAKGKVAAWIGELIQPGRYYVGLAPAAGAEYLHGIELGVNSARADLFKNGLFLVNAPQGTPSGALELANNLVSRLGANVMFTDDVEADGLLASTHLLPQLAGAALVDATVNQPGWREARRLAARPYAAVTAAMTYHDEPKSLGDAALANGANAVRVLDEYIASLKDLRERIAGSDSAGVTEFLEDAAKARDRWLNERFRADWQAAEQPAQSSETLGDRLSRFFTGNLFSRDNKKK
- a CDS encoding GIY-YIG nuclease family protein, with amino-acid sequence MTACYCYIVQCSDGTYYTGWTLDPHKRIEIHNKGRGAKYTRTRLPVKLVYVEEQPDRASAMKRERAIKKMTREEKQKLIS
- a CDS encoding phosphoribosyltransferase family protein — translated: MSKHETHSVEIAGLKRELPLFEIKPGLKIAILNILGDTELVQACAKELAQKLKDVEYDALVTAEAKSIPLAYALSVETKKPYVVLRKSYKLYMGDALKAETLSITTGQPQTLILDEKDRELVKGKKTVIVDDVISTGSTLQGIHMILDKAGSTVAAEAAIFTEGDRSEWMNIISLGHLPLFTE
- a CDS encoding DUF951 domain-containing protein — translated: MLPDLQLNDHLRLRKQHPCGSYEWIVTRLGADIGLECTGCGRRVMLTRRELAKRLKTNLTHHEEKQNEKSS
- a CDS encoding glycosyltransferase, with translation MKKNKTKNPRKPHVVFYFSDTGGGHRSAAEAIIEAIQLEYKNKVTTEMVDFFKDYAPIPFNEIGKMYPYMVKAPRLWRAGFYATDGRARARMITTTTWPLARRGAKALVRSHPADLIVTVHPFANTFVLRALGKDRPPFINVVTDLVTTHALWYDKRADLILVPTQQARDNALRFNMPPDKVRVVGLPVADKYCKPPGRKSALRKKLGWVLDKPIVLLVGGGEGMGPLAKTARAIDASGLDVGLVVVCGRNQRLKATLEAETWENPVYIYGFTHDMPDFMRASDFIVTKAGPGTIAEALNAELPVILYSKLPGQEDGNVTFVEEEGAGVWAPTPGQVVRALTRWIMRPAERQQVIENCRRAGKPEAARIIARIIGKNLRLTSTREKELKRPKKP
- a CDS encoding mechanosensitive ion channel, giving the protein MENYLETFMKNVVSNIPNLIAALLIFLISVYVGRLLGNIIWRVLAARKAPEGVTHLLTQFTRWTFIVFGAIAALQRFFDVTAFLAGLGLVGFTVGFALQDVMKNFAAGIILLLQQPFQVGEAIGVKDFDGTVLGIHLRTTEMKTFDGRIVTLPNADLLANPIVNYTRADRRRVEIPVRISYQADPEIARQAALEAIQMVPGMVNDPEPVVGFSTFDDSALKLNAYFWIDTSKTSPLIAKDDALKRMKSALEQKGIEIPFPTRTVYMRSPS
- the tsaE gene encoding tRNA (adenosine(37)-N6)-threonylcarbamoyltransferase complex ATPase subunit type 1 TsaE — translated: MRMLNVPAVKVVSHDPEQTRQLGAQLGGALQTGDILCLQGDLGAGKTTLVQGIAQGWGSLDSVSSPTFILVNAYRRADGMQIFHMDAYRLDSASEAEELDLDSMLAEGALIVEWPERMPGLIPAENLWLTIEHTGETEREMKFTASGKRYEELLGLIREGA
- the tsaB gene encoding tRNA (adenosine(37)-N6)-threonylcarbamoyltransferase complex dimerization subunit type 1 TsaB; the protein is MLLAVDTSNEWMGLAVYDGSRVVGERAWRSSQHHTVELAPAVQDLLTRCNLTAKDLTALGVAIGPGSFTSLRVGLAFVKGLAVARKIPIVGIPTLDILAHAQPESNLPLAVAIQAGRGRYAWGWYKNSLGRWQAEGPARVVSVEAINDEVASPSLVCGEFTGEVRQKIELNKNAQLVSAEDSTRKPAVLAQLAWARFQNGDVDETASLAPIYLHTAAPIET
- the rimI gene encoding ribosomal protein S18-alanine N-acetyltransferase, with protein sequence MNIRRMTVDDIPQVIAIDKVSFSLPWPERSFRFEVTDNEASRAWVAEVDGAIVGMIVAWLLVDEAHIATIATHPDFRRQGIASKLLLYALQMMQGEGAITSVLEVRESNLAAQAMYRKFGFEESGRRPRYYKDNSEDAILMTLDKLEGLKVEG
- a CDS encoding uracil-DNA glycosylase; translation: MLDVDLKIGVNMTAEETLVQIAKEVSVCTKCALHHSRKKSVPGEGPATAEIMFIGEGPGFHENEQGRPFVGQAGKFLDQLLAQAGVTRADVWIGNVVKCRPPGNRDPQPEELAACNEYLERQIAAINPSIIVTLGRFSMNKFFPNAKISAVHGQMRKVGERYVIAMYHPAAALHQAALKPAILADFAKLPELLKQARAGLGRSAPLEKMEEKKEDEPKQMSMF